The proteins below are encoded in one region of Sminthopsis crassicaudata isolate SCR6 chromosome 1, ASM4859323v1, whole genome shotgun sequence:
- the MISP gene encoding mitotic interactor and substrate of PLK1 isoform X3, which yields MDRVTRYPIFNIPHSSRVSDLPTDLESHYTFDVVKVESMSPSWDEDISGMDSGGQSFQFDPEKTSALRVVTITQETVPTSHLVKKMQHVVIDNYSAERQTPSWERKTQTEVVKVGPTYSLSAWPGERQPGRLYSQEEEEEEQQLYLLSPGENVFPKGTKDFEREREAVIRGQVVKRSTTVATRWSSQEELDRLHPGQGPSSTSDSDSVIDTDQINFLAARQQFMNLEKLTASSQPAQKPRGRMVQQAVIQADVGQSISSSGSTRARLTNGHTVSIRNDAEETRSDLHFLAPSSRSISMDHLSVSSVDDALTLVSEEGPELVPCDEGLKETPIEREIRRAQEREDDLRQQRGLQRSGSQDELVEIPIRPLLSKVNLIFTPTAKKGKDKGRPSSVYIQREIALNTKREEDHRQQAGLSELLSDGSRASTPNQLARDSEFPKIRRVQSSDSILSLTSDTHPTEANLEGKKISRIPLEAYQPYLNPHSSKMEFPSYSSYKPGPSLGSGRLTMSSRWEQGVTTPPPSSQKVFWSGEQIREQPWKSQTSTWREEQIREKPWKSQTSLTQSEGQIREQPWKSQTSTWREEQIREPSWKSQTSTWREEQIREKPWKSQTSLTQSEEQIREQPWKSQTSTWREEQIREKPWKSQTWREEQIREQPWKSQTSTWREEQTREKPWKSQTSTWREKQIREKPWKSQISLTQSEEQIREQPWKSQTSTWREEQIRDQPWKSQTSTQSEEQIREQPWKSQTSTWREEQIRDQPWKSQTSTQSEEIREQPWKSQTSTWREEQVRHQPWKSQTSTQSEEQIREQPWKIQTSTWSGEQNREKPWKSQTSTAQRQEPWRSPPQESTQKAWDAQERGAGDAIQGVVPRDYFHLRPMKLKFTFIPGPEKVSAPKKERVWQPKIPVKEEVTIHPKPLRSQSSNLLEMEIQNVLQRERELEEERRNALFPEVFSPTAELDQTFEWEDPHSRHSSVASGITGSYSVSETPTFSPVRFHSNLSWKVIDQSPGQDKSWKKRDVGYAGLDTSDTVDIEIMEATRVTRHKNALAARWEAGMYASEDED from the exons ATGGACCGAGTGACCAGGTACCCCATCTTCAACATTCCCCACTCATCCCGGGTCAGTGACCTGCCAACTGACCTGGAAAGCCATTACACTTTTGATGTGGTTAAAGTGGAGTCGATGTCCCCGAGCTGGGACGAGGACATCAGTGGAATGGATTCTGGTGGCCAAAGCTTCCAGTTTGACCCAGAGAAGACCTCGGCTCTGAGGGTGGTGACTATCACTCAGGAAACTGTCCCCACGTCCCACCTGGTCAAGAAGATGCAGCATGTCGTGATTGACAACTATAGCGCTGAGCGACAGACTCCTTCCTGGGAGCGAAAGACCCAAACAGAGGTGGTAAAGGTGGGTCCTACCTATAGCCTCTCAGCTTGGCCGGGGGAGCGGCAACCTGGCAGGTTGTACTctcaggaggaagaggaggaggaacagcAGCTGTACCTCCTGAGCCCTGGGGAAAATGTCTTTCCAAAGGGGACGAAGGACTTCGAGCGGGAGAGAGAGGCAGTCATCCGGGGCCAGGTGGTGAAGAGGAGCACAACGGTGGCCACTCGCTGGAGCTCCCAAGAGGAGCTGGACAGGCTCCATCCCGGCCAGGGCCCGAGCTCCACCTCAGACTCGGACAGTGTCATAGACACCGACCAGATTAACTTCCTGGCTGCCCGACAGCAGTTCATGAATTTGGAGAAGCTGACCGCCAGCTCCCAGCCAGCTCAGAAGCCAAGAGGAAGGATGGTGCAGCAGGCAGTAATCCAGGCTGATGTTGGCCAAAGCATCAGCTCCTCTGGGTCCACGAGGGCCAGACTGACCAATGGCCATACTGTCTCCATCAGGAACGATGCTGAGGAAACCAGGTCTGACTTGCACTTTTTGGCCCCTAGCTCCCGGAGCATCTCTATGGACCACTTATCCGTGTCATCTGTGGATGACGCCCTGACCCTAGTCTCTGAGGAGGGGCCAGAATTGGTTCCCTGTGATGAGGGTCTAAAGGAGACACCCATTGAGAGAGAGATCCGGCGGGCTCAGGAGCGGGAGGACGATCTTCGGCAGCAGAGGGGCCTGCAGCGATCGGGCAGCCAGGATGAACTAGTGGAGATCCCGATCCGACCTCTGTTGTCCAAGGTAAACCTGATCTTCACTCCCACTGCCAAGAAAGGGAAGGATAAGGGGCGGCCATCATCCGTatacattcagagagagatagCCCTGAACACAAAGCGTGAGGAAGACCATCGCCAGCAAGCTGGGCTCTCTGAGCTTCTCAGTGATGGCAGTAGAGCCTCCACACCAAACCAGCTGGCCAGAGACTCAGAGTTCCCTAAGATAAGGAGAGTCCAGAGCTCTGATTCCATCCTGAGCCTGACTTCTGACACCCATCCAACAGAAGCCAACCTAGAAGGCAAGAAGATTAGTCGCATTCCCTTGGAGGCCTACCAACCTTACCTGAATCCACATAGCAGTAAGATGGAATTCCCATCCTACTCTTCTTACAAACCGGGTCCCTCACTGGGCTCTGGGCGCCTCACCATGAGCTCCAGGTGGGAGCAAGGTGTGACTACACCTCCACCCTCCTCACAAAAGGTATTCTGGAGTGGGGAGCAGATCAGAGAGCAGCCCTGGAAGTCACAAACCTCTAC CTGGAGAGAGGAACAGATCAGGGAGAAGCCTTGGAAATCACAAACCTCACTCACCCAGAGTGAGGGACAGATTAGGGAGCAGCCCTGGAAGTCACAAACCTCTACCTGGAGAGAGGAACAGATCAGGGAGCCATCTTGGAAGTCACAAACTTCTACCTGGAGAGAGGAACAGATCAGGGAGAAGCCTTGGAAATCACAAACCTCACTCACCCAGAGCGAGGAACAGATCAGGGAGCAGCCCTGGAAGTCACAAACTTCTACCTGGAGAGAGGAACAAATCAGGGAGAAGCCCTGGAAGTCACAAACCTGGAGAGAAGAACAGATCAGGGAACAGCCCTGGAAGTCACAAACTTCTACTTGGAGAGAGGAACAAACCAGGGAGAAGCCCTGGAAGTCACAAACTTCTACTTGGAGAGAGAAACAAATCAGAGAGAAGCCTTGGAAGTCACAAATCTCACTCACCCAGAGTGAGGAGCAGATCAGGGAGCAGCCCTGGAAGTCACAAACCTCTACCTGGAGAGAGGAACAGATCAGGGACCAACCCTGGAAGTCACAAACCTCCACCCAGAGTGAGGAGCAGATCAGGGAGCAGCCCTGGAAGTCACAAACCTCTACCTGGAGAGAGGAACAGATCAGGGACCAACCCTGGAAGTCACAAACCTCCACCCAGAGTGAGGAGATCAGGGAGCAGCCCTGGAAGTCACAAACCTCTACCTGGAGAGAGGAACAGGTCAGGCACCAACCCTGGAAGTCACAAACCTCCACCCAGAGTGAGGAACAGATCAGGGAACAGCCCTGGAAGATACAAACTTCTACCTGGAGTGGGGAACAGAACAGAGAAAAGCCCTGGAAGTCACAAACCTCCACCGCTCAAAGGCAGGAGCCATGGAGGTCACCACCTCAAGAATCCACTCAAAAGGCATGGGATGCTCAGGAACGGGGTGCAGGAGATGCTATCCAAGGCGTGGTGCCTCGGGACTACTTCCATCTACGACCGATGAAGCTCAAGTTTACCTTCATCCCTGGGCCAGAGAAGGTGAGTGCTCCCAAGAAGGAACGTGTCTGGCAACCTAAAATCCCTGTTAAAGAAGAGGTGACCATCCACCCCAAACCTCTAAGGTCCCAGTCCTCTAACCTGCTGGAGATGGAGATCCAGAATGTCCTGCAGCGGGAGAGGGAACTGGAAGAAGAACGGCGGAATGCCTTGTTCCCAGAAGTGTTCTCTCCTACTGCAGAGCTGGACCAGACATTTGAATGGGAAGATCCACACTCCAGACACTCCTCAGTGGCTTCAG GTATAACGGGGAGCTACTCTGTCTCGGAAACACCTACCTTCTCCCCTGTCCGCTTCCACTCAAACTTGTCGTGGAAGGTGATAGACCAGTCACCGGGACAAGATAAGTCCTGGAAGAAAAGGGATGTAGGG TATGCCGGCCTTGACACATCTGACACTGTGGACATAGAG ATTATGGAAGCCACAAGGGTGACTCGACATAAAAATGCCTTGGCTGCTCGCTGGGAAGCCGGAATGTATGCCAGTGAGGATGAAGACTGA
- the MISP gene encoding mitotic interactor and substrate of PLK1 isoform X1, giving the protein MDRVTRYPIFNIPHSSRVSDLPTDLESHYTFDVVKVESMSPSWDEDISGMDSGGQSFQFDPEKTSALRVVTITQETVPTSHLVKKMQHVVIDNYSAERQTPSWERKTQTEVVKVGPTYSLSAWPGERQPGRLYSQEEEEEEQQLYLLSPGENVFPKGTKDFEREREAVIRGQVVKRSTTVATRWSSQEELDRLHPGQGPSSTSDSDSVIDTDQINFLAARQQFMNLEKLTASSQPAQKPRGRMVQQAVIQADVGQSISSSGSTRARLTNGHTVSIRNDAEETRSDLHFLAPSSRSISMDHLSVSSVDDALTLVSEEGPELVPCDEGLKETPIEREIRRAQEREDDLRQQRGLQRSGSQDELVEIPIRPLLSKVNLIFTPTAKKGKDKGRPSSVYIQREIALNTKREEDHRQQAGLSELLSDGSRASTPNQLARDSEFPKIRRVQSSDSILSLTSDTHPTEANLEGKKISRIPLEAYQPYLNPHSSKMEFPSYSSYKPGPSLGSGRLTMSSRWEQGVTTPPPSSQKVFWSGEQIREQPWKSQTSTWREEQIREPSWKSQTSTWREEQIREKPWKSQTSLTQSEGQIREQPWKSQTSTWREEQIREPSWKSQTSTWREEQIREKPWKSQTSLTQSEEQIREQPWKSQTSTWREEQIREKPWKSQTWREEQIREQPWKSQTSTWREEQTREKPWKSQTSTWREKQIREKPWKSQISLTQSEEQIREQPWKSQTSTWREEQIRDQPWKSQTSTQSEEQIREQPWKSQTSTWREEQIRDQPWKSQTSTQSEEIREQPWKSQTSTWREEQVRHQPWKSQTSTQSEEQIREQPWKIQTSTWSGEQNREKPWKSQTSTAQRQEPWRSPPQESTQKAWDAQERGAGDAIQGVVPRDYFHLRPMKLKFTFIPGPEKVSAPKKERVWQPKIPVKEEVTIHPKPLRSQSSNLLEMEIQNVLQRERELEEERRNALFPEVFSPTAELDQTFEWEDPHSRHSSVASGITGSYSVSETPTFSPVRFHSNLSWKVIDQSPGQDKSWKKRDVGYAGLDTSDTVDIEIMEATRVTRHKNALAARWEAGMYASEDED; this is encoded by the exons ATGGACCGAGTGACCAGGTACCCCATCTTCAACATTCCCCACTCATCCCGGGTCAGTGACCTGCCAACTGACCTGGAAAGCCATTACACTTTTGATGTGGTTAAAGTGGAGTCGATGTCCCCGAGCTGGGACGAGGACATCAGTGGAATGGATTCTGGTGGCCAAAGCTTCCAGTTTGACCCAGAGAAGACCTCGGCTCTGAGGGTGGTGACTATCACTCAGGAAACTGTCCCCACGTCCCACCTGGTCAAGAAGATGCAGCATGTCGTGATTGACAACTATAGCGCTGAGCGACAGACTCCTTCCTGGGAGCGAAAGACCCAAACAGAGGTGGTAAAGGTGGGTCCTACCTATAGCCTCTCAGCTTGGCCGGGGGAGCGGCAACCTGGCAGGTTGTACTctcaggaggaagaggaggaggaacagcAGCTGTACCTCCTGAGCCCTGGGGAAAATGTCTTTCCAAAGGGGACGAAGGACTTCGAGCGGGAGAGAGAGGCAGTCATCCGGGGCCAGGTGGTGAAGAGGAGCACAACGGTGGCCACTCGCTGGAGCTCCCAAGAGGAGCTGGACAGGCTCCATCCCGGCCAGGGCCCGAGCTCCACCTCAGACTCGGACAGTGTCATAGACACCGACCAGATTAACTTCCTGGCTGCCCGACAGCAGTTCATGAATTTGGAGAAGCTGACCGCCAGCTCCCAGCCAGCTCAGAAGCCAAGAGGAAGGATGGTGCAGCAGGCAGTAATCCAGGCTGATGTTGGCCAAAGCATCAGCTCCTCTGGGTCCACGAGGGCCAGACTGACCAATGGCCATACTGTCTCCATCAGGAACGATGCTGAGGAAACCAGGTCTGACTTGCACTTTTTGGCCCCTAGCTCCCGGAGCATCTCTATGGACCACTTATCCGTGTCATCTGTGGATGACGCCCTGACCCTAGTCTCTGAGGAGGGGCCAGAATTGGTTCCCTGTGATGAGGGTCTAAAGGAGACACCCATTGAGAGAGAGATCCGGCGGGCTCAGGAGCGGGAGGACGATCTTCGGCAGCAGAGGGGCCTGCAGCGATCGGGCAGCCAGGATGAACTAGTGGAGATCCCGATCCGACCTCTGTTGTCCAAGGTAAACCTGATCTTCACTCCCACTGCCAAGAAAGGGAAGGATAAGGGGCGGCCATCATCCGTatacattcagagagagatagCCCTGAACACAAAGCGTGAGGAAGACCATCGCCAGCAAGCTGGGCTCTCTGAGCTTCTCAGTGATGGCAGTAGAGCCTCCACACCAAACCAGCTGGCCAGAGACTCAGAGTTCCCTAAGATAAGGAGAGTCCAGAGCTCTGATTCCATCCTGAGCCTGACTTCTGACACCCATCCAACAGAAGCCAACCTAGAAGGCAAGAAGATTAGTCGCATTCCCTTGGAGGCCTACCAACCTTACCTGAATCCACATAGCAGTAAGATGGAATTCCCATCCTACTCTTCTTACAAACCGGGTCCCTCACTGGGCTCTGGGCGCCTCACCATGAGCTCCAGGTGGGAGCAAGGTGTGACTACACCTCCACCCTCCTCACAAAAGGTATTCTGGAGTGGGGAGCAGATCAGAGAGCAGCCCTGGAAGTCACAAACCTCTACCTGGAGAGAGGAACAGATCAGGGAGCCGTCTTGGAAGTCACAGACTTCTACCTGGAGAGAGGAACAGATCAGGGAGAAGCCTTGGAAATCACAAACCTCACTCACCCAGAGTGAGGGACAGATTAGGGAGCAGCCCTGGAAGTCACAAACCTCTACCTGGAGAGAGGAACAGATCAGGGAGCCATCTTGGAAGTCACAAACTTCTACCTGGAGAGAGGAACAGATCAGGGAGAAGCCTTGGAAATCACAAACCTCACTCACCCAGAGCGAGGAACAGATCAGGGAGCAGCCCTGGAAGTCACAAACTTCTACCTGGAGAGAGGAACAAATCAGGGAGAAGCCCTGGAAGTCACAAACCTGGAGAGAAGAACAGATCAGGGAACAGCCCTGGAAGTCACAAACTTCTACTTGGAGAGAGGAACAAACCAGGGAGAAGCCCTGGAAGTCACAAACTTCTACTTGGAGAGAGAAACAAATCAGAGAGAAGCCTTGGAAGTCACAAATCTCACTCACCCAGAGTGAGGAGCAGATCAGGGAGCAGCCCTGGAAGTCACAAACCTCTACCTGGAGAGAGGAACAGATCAGGGACCAACCCTGGAAGTCACAAACCTCCACCCAGAGTGAGGAGCAGATCAGGGAGCAGCCCTGGAAGTCACAAACCTCTACCTGGAGAGAGGAACAGATCAGGGACCAACCCTGGAAGTCACAAACCTCCACCCAGAGTGAGGAGATCAGGGAGCAGCCCTGGAAGTCACAAACCTCTACCTGGAGAGAGGAACAGGTCAGGCACCAACCCTGGAAGTCACAAACCTCCACCCAGAGTGAGGAACAGATCAGGGAACAGCCCTGGAAGATACAAACTTCTACCTGGAGTGGGGAACAGAACAGAGAAAAGCCCTGGAAGTCACAAACCTCCACCGCTCAAAGGCAGGAGCCATGGAGGTCACCACCTCAAGAATCCACTCAAAAGGCATGGGATGCTCAGGAACGGGGTGCAGGAGATGCTATCCAAGGCGTGGTGCCTCGGGACTACTTCCATCTACGACCGATGAAGCTCAAGTTTACCTTCATCCCTGGGCCAGAGAAGGTGAGTGCTCCCAAGAAGGAACGTGTCTGGCAACCTAAAATCCCTGTTAAAGAAGAGGTGACCATCCACCCCAAACCTCTAAGGTCCCAGTCCTCTAACCTGCTGGAGATGGAGATCCAGAATGTCCTGCAGCGGGAGAGGGAACTGGAAGAAGAACGGCGGAATGCCTTGTTCCCAGAAGTGTTCTCTCCTACTGCAGAGCTGGACCAGACATTTGAATGGGAAGATCCACACTCCAGACACTCCTCAGTGGCTTCAG GTATAACGGGGAGCTACTCTGTCTCGGAAACACCTACCTTCTCCCCTGTCCGCTTCCACTCAAACTTGTCGTGGAAGGTGATAGACCAGTCACCGGGACAAGATAAGTCCTGGAAGAAAAGGGATGTAGGG TATGCCGGCCTTGACACATCTGACACTGTGGACATAGAG ATTATGGAAGCCACAAGGGTGACTCGACATAAAAATGCCTTGGCTGCTCGCTGGGAAGCCGGAATGTATGCCAGTGAGGATGAAGACTGA
- the MISP gene encoding mitotic interactor and substrate of PLK1 isoform X2 has protein sequence MDRVTRYPIFNIPHSSRVSDLPTDLESHYTFDVVKVESMSPSWDEDISGMDSGGQSFQFDPEKTSALRVVTITQETVPTSHLVKKMQHVVIDNYSAERQTPSWERKTQTEVVKVGPTYSLSAWPGERQPGRLYSQEEEEEEQQLYLLSPGENVFPKGTKDFEREREAVIRGQVVKRSTTVATRWSSQEELDRLHPGQGPSSTSDSDSVIDTDQINFLAARQQFMNLEKLTASSQPAQKPRGRMVQQAVIQADVGQSISSSGSTRARLTNGHTVSIRNDAEETRSDLHFLAPSSRSISMDHLSVSSVDDALTLVSEEGPELVPCDEGLKETPIEREIRRAQEREDDLRQQRGLQRSGSQDELVEIPIRPLLSKVNLIFTPTAKKGKDKGRPSSVYIQREIALNTKREEDHRQQAGLSELLSDGSRASTPNQLARDSEFPKIRRVQSSDSILSLTSDTHPTEANLEGKKISRIPLEAYQPYLNPHSSKMEFPSYSSYKPGPSLGSGRLTMSSRWEQGVTTPPPSSQKVFWSGEQIREQPWKSQTSTWREEQIREPSWKSQTSTWREEQIREKPWKSQTSLTQSEGQIREQPWKSQTSTWREEQIREPSWKSQTSTWREEQIREKPWKSQTSLTQSEEQIREQPWKSQTSTWREEQIREKPWKSQTWREEQIREQPWKSQTSTWREEQTREKPWKSQTSTWREKQIREKPWKSQISLTQSEEQIREQPWKSQTSTWREEQIRDQPWKSQTSTQSEEQIREQPWKSQTSTWREEQIRDQPWKSQTSTQSEEIREQPWKSQTSTWREEQVRHQPWKSQTSTQSEEQIREQPWKIQTSTWSGEQNREKPWKSQTSTAQRQEPWRSPPQESTQKAWDAQERGAGDAIQGVVPRDYFHLRPMKLKFTFIPGPEKVSAPKKERVWQPKIPVKEEVTIHPKPLRSQSSNLLEMEIQNVLQRERELEEERRNALFPEVFSPTAELDQTFEWEDPHSRHSSVASGITGSYSVSETPTFSPVRFHSNLSWKVIDQSPGQDKSWKKRDVGIMEATRVTRHKNALAARWEAGMYASEDED, from the exons ATGGACCGAGTGACCAGGTACCCCATCTTCAACATTCCCCACTCATCCCGGGTCAGTGACCTGCCAACTGACCTGGAAAGCCATTACACTTTTGATGTGGTTAAAGTGGAGTCGATGTCCCCGAGCTGGGACGAGGACATCAGTGGAATGGATTCTGGTGGCCAAAGCTTCCAGTTTGACCCAGAGAAGACCTCGGCTCTGAGGGTGGTGACTATCACTCAGGAAACTGTCCCCACGTCCCACCTGGTCAAGAAGATGCAGCATGTCGTGATTGACAACTATAGCGCTGAGCGACAGACTCCTTCCTGGGAGCGAAAGACCCAAACAGAGGTGGTAAAGGTGGGTCCTACCTATAGCCTCTCAGCTTGGCCGGGGGAGCGGCAACCTGGCAGGTTGTACTctcaggaggaagaggaggaggaacagcAGCTGTACCTCCTGAGCCCTGGGGAAAATGTCTTTCCAAAGGGGACGAAGGACTTCGAGCGGGAGAGAGAGGCAGTCATCCGGGGCCAGGTGGTGAAGAGGAGCACAACGGTGGCCACTCGCTGGAGCTCCCAAGAGGAGCTGGACAGGCTCCATCCCGGCCAGGGCCCGAGCTCCACCTCAGACTCGGACAGTGTCATAGACACCGACCAGATTAACTTCCTGGCTGCCCGACAGCAGTTCATGAATTTGGAGAAGCTGACCGCCAGCTCCCAGCCAGCTCAGAAGCCAAGAGGAAGGATGGTGCAGCAGGCAGTAATCCAGGCTGATGTTGGCCAAAGCATCAGCTCCTCTGGGTCCACGAGGGCCAGACTGACCAATGGCCATACTGTCTCCATCAGGAACGATGCTGAGGAAACCAGGTCTGACTTGCACTTTTTGGCCCCTAGCTCCCGGAGCATCTCTATGGACCACTTATCCGTGTCATCTGTGGATGACGCCCTGACCCTAGTCTCTGAGGAGGGGCCAGAATTGGTTCCCTGTGATGAGGGTCTAAAGGAGACACCCATTGAGAGAGAGATCCGGCGGGCTCAGGAGCGGGAGGACGATCTTCGGCAGCAGAGGGGCCTGCAGCGATCGGGCAGCCAGGATGAACTAGTGGAGATCCCGATCCGACCTCTGTTGTCCAAGGTAAACCTGATCTTCACTCCCACTGCCAAGAAAGGGAAGGATAAGGGGCGGCCATCATCCGTatacattcagagagagatagCCCTGAACACAAAGCGTGAGGAAGACCATCGCCAGCAAGCTGGGCTCTCTGAGCTTCTCAGTGATGGCAGTAGAGCCTCCACACCAAACCAGCTGGCCAGAGACTCAGAGTTCCCTAAGATAAGGAGAGTCCAGAGCTCTGATTCCATCCTGAGCCTGACTTCTGACACCCATCCAACAGAAGCCAACCTAGAAGGCAAGAAGATTAGTCGCATTCCCTTGGAGGCCTACCAACCTTACCTGAATCCACATAGCAGTAAGATGGAATTCCCATCCTACTCTTCTTACAAACCGGGTCCCTCACTGGGCTCTGGGCGCCTCACCATGAGCTCCAGGTGGGAGCAAGGTGTGACTACACCTCCACCCTCCTCACAAAAGGTATTCTGGAGTGGGGAGCAGATCAGAGAGCAGCCCTGGAAGTCACAAACCTCTACCTGGAGAGAGGAACAGATCAGGGAGCCGTCTTGGAAGTCACAGACTTCTACCTGGAGAGAGGAACAGATCAGGGAGAAGCCTTGGAAATCACAAACCTCACTCACCCAGAGTGAGGGACAGATTAGGGAGCAGCCCTGGAAGTCACAAACCTCTACCTGGAGAGAGGAACAGATCAGGGAGCCATCTTGGAAGTCACAAACTTCTACCTGGAGAGAGGAACAGATCAGGGAGAAGCCTTGGAAATCACAAACCTCACTCACCCAGAGCGAGGAACAGATCAGGGAGCAGCCCTGGAAGTCACAAACTTCTACCTGGAGAGAGGAACAAATCAGGGAGAAGCCCTGGAAGTCACAAACCTGGAGAGAAGAACAGATCAGGGAACAGCCCTGGAAGTCACAAACTTCTACTTGGAGAGAGGAACAAACCAGGGAGAAGCCCTGGAAGTCACAAACTTCTACTTGGAGAGAGAAACAAATCAGAGAGAAGCCTTGGAAGTCACAAATCTCACTCACCCAGAGTGAGGAGCAGATCAGGGAGCAGCCCTGGAAGTCACAAACCTCTACCTGGAGAGAGGAACAGATCAGGGACCAACCCTGGAAGTCACAAACCTCCACCCAGAGTGAGGAGCAGATCAGGGAGCAGCCCTGGAAGTCACAAACCTCTACCTGGAGAGAGGAACAGATCAGGGACCAACCCTGGAAGTCACAAACCTCCACCCAGAGTGAGGAGATCAGGGAGCAGCCCTGGAAGTCACAAACCTCTACCTGGAGAGAGGAACAGGTCAGGCACCAACCCTGGAAGTCACAAACCTCCACCCAGAGTGAGGAACAGATCAGGGAACAGCCCTGGAAGATACAAACTTCTACCTGGAGTGGGGAACAGAACAGAGAAAAGCCCTGGAAGTCACAAACCTCCACCGCTCAAAGGCAGGAGCCATGGAGGTCACCACCTCAAGAATCCACTCAAAAGGCATGGGATGCTCAGGAACGGGGTGCAGGAGATGCTATCCAAGGCGTGGTGCCTCGGGACTACTTCCATCTACGACCGATGAAGCTCAAGTTTACCTTCATCCCTGGGCCAGAGAAGGTGAGTGCTCCCAAGAAGGAACGTGTCTGGCAACCTAAAATCCCTGTTAAAGAAGAGGTGACCATCCACCCCAAACCTCTAAGGTCCCAGTCCTCTAACCTGCTGGAGATGGAGATCCAGAATGTCCTGCAGCGGGAGAGGGAACTGGAAGAAGAACGGCGGAATGCCTTGTTCCCAGAAGTGTTCTCTCCTACTGCAGAGCTGGACCAGACATTTGAATGGGAAGATCCACACTCCAGACACTCCTCAGTGGCTTCAG GTATAACGGGGAGCTACTCTGTCTCGGAAACACCTACCTTCTCCCCTGTCCGCTTCCACTCAAACTTGTCGTGGAAGGTGATAGACCAGTCACCGGGACAAGATAAGTCCTGGAAGAAAAGGGATGTAGGG ATTATGGAAGCCACAAGGGTGACTCGACATAAAAATGCCTTGGCTGCTCGCTGGGAAGCCGGAATGTATGCCAGTGAGGATGAAGACTGA